In Leptolyngbya sp. 'hensonii', the following are encoded in one genomic region:
- the fabZ gene encoding 3-hydroxyacyl-ACP dehydratase FabZ: protein MTIDEIHRLLPHRYPFALVDRIIEYVPGVRAVGIKNVTFNEPHFQGHFPDRPIMPGVLIVEAMAQVGGIVLTQMEEMRGGLFVFAGIDKVRFRRQVVPGDQLVMRVELLWVKKRRFGKMQAQAEVDGQLAAEGELMFSLVD from the coding sequence ATGACGATTGATGAAATCCATCGTCTCCTTCCCCATCGTTACCCTTTTGCCCTAGTCGATAGAATTATTGAGTATGTCCCTGGGGTCCGGGCTGTCGGGATTAAAAACGTGACCTTCAACGAACCCCATTTCCAGGGACACTTTCCCGATCGTCCCATTATGCCGGGTGTGCTCATTGTTGAAGCCATGGCCCAGGTTGGGGGGATTGTGTTGACCCAAATGGAGGAAATGCGGGGAGGTCTATTCGTTTTTGCTGGTATCGATAAAGTCCGGTTTCGTCGTCAGGTGGTCCCTGGCGATCAACTGGTGATGCGAGTGGAACTGCTCTGGGTTAAGAAACGTCGCTTTGGTAAGATGCAGGCACAGGCTGAGGTTGATGGACAGCTTGCTGCAGAGGGCGAATTAATGTTTTCGTTAGTTGATTGA
- a CDS encoding Mo-dependent nitrogenase C-terminal domain-containing protein, which produces MPHQIDFLQPLRYWINRIEVQDRKLAHFFSKLIPAHCPFERDINFFGRKIAHIPPLCKLNPLYDELIALRFRALCYLVDQCGEDIQSYC; this is translated from the coding sequence TTGCCCCATCAAATAGATTTCCTGCAGCCCCTACGTTATTGGATTAATCGCATCGAAGTTCAGGATCGAAAGCTGGCCCACTTTTTCTCCAAATTAATTCCGGCCCACTGCCCCTTCGAGCGGGACATCAATTTTTTTGGACGTAAGATTGCCCACATCCCTCCTCTGTGCAAGCTGAATCCACTGTATGATGAGCTGATTGCTTTGAGATTCCGGGCACTTTGCTACCTGGTTGATCAGTGCGGCGAGGATATTCAATCCTATTGCTAG
- a CDS encoding TlyA family RNA methyltransferase, whose amino-acid sequence MAKRRLDTLLVELSLCDSRQQAQRLIQAGEVTVNRQVIDKPGTEVDLSADIQIKQKSPYVSRGGEKLAKALTGFAISVHDRVCLDGGISTGGFTDCLLQAGAKQVYGIDVGYGQVAWSLRQDPRVILHERTNLRYLDPEVLYETAEIRPDLAVVDVSFISLTKVLPALWKLLSSPREMVLLVKPQFEVGRAKVGKNGVVREARDQAEAIWQVLQAAQGLGWGYHGLTWSPLLGPAGNIEYLLWLRDNTAPMLDRPEERSDPPDLAALHRLTRSAQTELHAPP is encoded by the coding sequence GTGGCCAAACGGCGACTCGATACCCTTCTTGTAGAACTCAGCCTTTGTGATTCCAGACAGCAGGCCCAGCGCCTGATTCAAGCTGGGGAAGTGACGGTTAACCGACAAGTGATCGACAAGCCAGGGACAGAGGTTGACCTGTCCGCTGATATTCAGATCAAGCAGAAGTCACCCTATGTGTCCCGTGGGGGCGAGAAGCTGGCCAAGGCTCTGACTGGCTTTGCAATCTCAGTTCACGATCGGGTCTGTCTGGATGGTGGGATCTCAACAGGAGGGTTTACGGACTGTCTGTTACAGGCTGGAGCCAAACAGGTCTACGGCATTGATGTCGGGTATGGGCAGGTTGCCTGGAGTCTGCGGCAAGATCCTCGCGTGATCTTGCATGAGCGGACGAATCTGCGCTACCTGGACCCGGAGGTGCTGTATGAAACGGCTGAAATCCGACCCGATCTGGCTGTGGTCGATGTCTCGTTTATCTCTTTAACTAAAGTGCTCCCCGCCCTCTGGAAACTCCTGTCTTCTCCCCGAGAAATGGTTCTGCTGGTGAAGCCCCAATTTGAAGTGGGGCGGGCCAAAGTAGGGAAGAATGGCGTGGTGAGAGAGGCCAGGGATCAGGCTGAAGCAATCTGGCAGGTTTTACAGGCTGCCCAGGGCCTGGGTTGGGGATATCATGGATTGACCTGGTCCCCCTTACTGGGGCCAGCCGGTAACATTGAGTATCTACTTTGGTTGCGGGACAATACAGCGCCAATGCTCGATCGGCCAGAAGAGAGGTCCGATCCGCCTGATCTGGCTGCACTTCACCGCCTTACCCGATCGGCCCAAACAGAACTCCATGCTCCGCCCTGA
- the lpxB gene encoding lipid-A-disaccharide synthase — translation MKDEATPDASLPSSVSNPRKVRIFISTGEVSGDLQGALLITALYRQAQELGIDLEILALGGDRMAQAGATLLGHTSATGSIGLLEALPFVLPTLLMQQKAKRYLRQNPPDLVVLIDYMGPNVTIGNYLRKYLPQIPIVYYIAPQEWVWSIGPNHTTSIVHITDLLLAVFPEEARYFQAKGAQVKWVGHPLLDRMQNPPDRGTARSLLGLQEAETTIALLPVSRFQELKYLLPIIFEVARQIQEKLGAVQFLIPLSLETYRQPLEQAIQRYGLNARLVTSYVPPDQPLPHQPQTEISAPLLAIAAADLAIAKTGTVNLEIALLGVPQVVLYRVSALTYWLGQTFLKFSIPFASPPNLVVMREIVPEFVQDRATVENVLQAALDLLLHADSRQKMQQNYQEMRQDLGEPGVCDRAAQEIFRMLPRL, via the coding sequence ATGAAGGACGAAGCAACTCCTGACGCTTCCCTGCCCTCGTCTGTTTCCAATCCTCGGAAAGTTCGCATCTTTATCAGTACTGGGGAAGTCTCTGGGGATTTGCAAGGTGCACTGCTGATCACAGCCCTGTACCGGCAAGCCCAAGAACTGGGCATTGACCTGGAGATCCTGGCTCTGGGAGGCGATCGCATGGCTCAAGCAGGTGCGACGCTGCTGGGTCACACCAGTGCTACGGGCTCGATTGGCCTCCTGGAAGCCTTACCTTTTGTGTTGCCTACTCTGCTGATGCAGCAAAAAGCGAAACGCTATTTGCGACAGAATCCCCCGGATTTGGTAGTCCTGATTGACTACATGGGTCCCAATGTCACTATCGGCAATTACCTGCGGAAATATCTGCCCCAGATCCCAATTGTCTACTACATTGCCCCGCAAGAATGGGTCTGGTCTATAGGCCCGAACCATACTACCAGTATTGTTCACATTACGGACCTGCTACTGGCTGTGTTCCCGGAAGAGGCCCGTTATTTCCAGGCTAAAGGAGCCCAGGTCAAGTGGGTGGGGCATCCCCTCCTCGATCGGATGCAAAATCCTCCGGACCGGGGCACTGCCAGATCACTCCTAGGTTTGCAGGAGGCTGAAACCACGATCGCGCTGTTGCCCGTCTCCCGATTTCAGGAGTTGAAGTATCTCCTGCCGATCATCTTTGAAGTTGCACGCCAGATTCAGGAAAAACTGGGAGCCGTACAATTTCTCATTCCCCTGTCCCTGGAAACCTACCGGCAGCCCCTGGAGCAGGCCATTCAACGCTATGGCCTGAATGCCCGGTTGGTCACCAGCTACGTCCCCCCGGATCAGCCTCTCCCCCACCAACCTCAGACTGAAATTTCTGCGCCCCTGCTGGCGATCGCAGCTGCCGATCTGGCGATCGCCAAGACCGGCACCGTCAACCTGGAGATTGCCCTCCTGGGTGTGCCTCAGGTGGTTCTATACCGGGTCAGTGCCCTGACATACTGGCTAGGGCAGACATTCTTAAAATTCTCGATTCCTTTCGCCTCCCCCCCCAACCTCGTGGTCATGCGTGAGATTGTGCCCGAGTTCGTTCAGGATCGGGCAACTGTGGAGAATGTCCTGCAAGCAGCTCTGGATCTTCTACTGCATGCAGATAGCCGCCAGAAGATGCAACAGAACTATCAAGAAATGCGGCAAGATTTGGGTGAACCTGGGGTTTGCGATCGGGCGGCCCAGGAAATTTTCCGCATGTTACCCCGATTGTAG
- the lpxA gene encoding acyl-ACP--UDP-N-acetylglucosamine O-acyltransferase: MTSLIHPTAVIHPNAELHPTVKVGPYAVIGEKVKVGPDTVIGPHVVLDGCTEIGARNRIFPGAAIGLEPQDLKYDGSLNLVKIGDDNLIREYVTINRATRADEMTVIGNRNLVMAYAHIAHNCTIEDQVIIANSVALAGHIHVESQARIGGLVGVHQFVHIGRLSFVGGMSRIERDVPPFILVEGNPARVRSLNLVGLQRAGLTELAEGQVYAALKKAFRLLYRSDLTFKESLEQLELLPDNEQLQHLRRFMQLSQLPERRGPIPSAKEKEEEEG; encoded by the coding sequence TTGACTAGTCTGATTCATCCGACTGCAGTGATACACCCCAATGCTGAACTGCACCCTACCGTTAAAGTAGGACCCTATGCCGTAATCGGGGAAAAGGTCAAAGTTGGCCCTGACACGGTAATTGGTCCCCATGTGGTGCTAGATGGCTGTACCGAAATCGGGGCCCGTAATCGTATTTTTCCAGGGGCCGCGATCGGCCTAGAGCCGCAAGATTTGAAATATGACGGCTCTCTCAACCTGGTCAAAATTGGCGACGACAACCTGATTCGGGAGTATGTCACGATTAATCGGGCTACCCGTGCTGATGAAATGACCGTGATTGGGAATCGCAACCTGGTCATGGCCTATGCCCACATTGCCCACAATTGCACGATTGAAGATCAGGTCATTATTGCCAATTCCGTTGCCCTAGCCGGACATATTCATGTGGAATCTCAGGCCAGAATTGGTGGGTTGGTAGGGGTCCACCAATTTGTGCACATCGGTCGATTGTCCTTTGTGGGGGGCATGAGCCGAATTGAACGGGATGTCCCCCCCTTTATTCTGGTAGAGGGAAATCCGGCCAGGGTGCGTTCCCTGAACCTGGTTGGGTTGCAGCGGGCTGGGTTAACTGAACTCGCAGAGGGGCAGGTCTATGCTGCATTGAAGAAAGCGTTTCGCCTGCTTTATCGATCGGACCTCACGTTCAAAGAATCCCTAGAACAACTGGAACTCCTCCCAGACAATGAACAGTTGCAACACCTGCGTCGGTTTATGCAACTTTCCCAATTACCAGAAAGACGGGGTCCCATTCCCAGTGCTAAAGAGAAGGAGGAGGAGGAAGGATGA